The genomic segment GATGGCCAATTCAAAGCTCATTTCAGGTTAgaaggttttaataataaaatacattcgcCAAAGAGTTGACTACTTTTAGCAGGTAAgagtagatataaataaatttaacaaacacTATTTTATAGGATGCTTCCAACCACATTCGAATTTGTATTGACTCTAGTTGCTCCAAAGTTAAATAGAACAAAGCCAGGTTACAAATCTGTTTCaccaaataaacaatttttaattgcaatttGGAAAATGGCTGCTCCGGACTCTTACAGGTATTTCTGGtatacatacttaatattattgttacatgcAAAGCTACtgttgtgtgtattatattattataattagctatatctattttattatatctaaaaattatttagatcaATTTGTGAAAAATTTGATGTGGGGTGGGCAACTGCATTAAGATGTATCAGAAGAGTCATAGTTGCCTTGGAAATTTTGGCACCAGCTTTCATAACTTGGCCAAACGAGGAAAAATCTGAGGAAATTAAAAATGGATATTTTTCTACCAGCACTTTTCCAAATGTGCTTGGTGCAATTGATGGGACACATATTAACATTCCTGCACCTCATGACCATCAAGAAGCTTAATATGTTAATAGAAAAGGATACCATTCAATTCAATTACAagtatgtttaaattttcattttacattttaagtattattcgGTATTAATTCACTGATTTTTCACAGGCCGTGTTtgataataaatgttgttttattcatTGCTATGCTAGAAATGTTGGTTCAGTACACGACCAACGGGTTTTCAGGTTATCTGAACTGAAAAATTACCTTGATGACCCAACTAACTTTCCTAGTAACACTCATTTGATTGGTGATGCCGCTTATACATTACATGAACATTTACTAGTACCATACCGTGACAATGGGCACTTAACTCAAAAGCAAAAGAACTTTAACTTTTGTCATTCCTCTGCCAGGATGGCAATTGAACGTTCTTTTGGTTTCCTTAAAGGGCGGTTTCGAAGTCTTCTGACAACCTTAGATATGAAACGTGTCGATCCAATCCCCA from the Acyrthosiphon pisum isolate AL4f chromosome X, pea_aphid_22Mar2018_4r6ur, whole genome shotgun sequence genome contains:
- the LOC100575272 gene encoding LOW QUALITY PROTEIN: protein ANTAGONIST OF LIKE HETEROCHROMATIN PROTEIN 1-like (The sequence of the model RefSeq protein was modified relative to this genomic sequence to represent the inferred CDS: substituted 1 base at 1 genomic stop codon), which gives rise to MLTVPQFNDGQFKAHFRMLPTTFEFVLTLVAPKLNRTKPGYKSVSPNKQFLIAIWKMAAPDSYRSICEKFDVGWATALRCIRRVIVALEILAPAFITWPNEEKSEEIKNGYFSTSTFPNVLGAIDGTHINIPAPHDHQEAXYVNRKGYHSIQLFTDFSQAVFDNKCCFIHCYARNVGSVHDQRVFRLSELKNYLDDPTNFPSNTHLIGDAAYTLHEHLLVPYRDNGHLTQKQKNFNFCHSSARMAIERSFGFLKGRFRSLLTTLDMKRVDPIPKYIIACCVLHNICLFKDDEFPDLHETPPVDDNVQAREELVEINRQGAIKRDNICDQLPLRHI